A window of the Labrus mixtus chromosome 8, fLabMix1.1, whole genome shotgun sequence genome harbors these coding sequences:
- the LOC132979089 gene encoding cullin-3-like, with the protein MSNLKGGTKKDTKMRIRAFPMTMDEKYVNNIWDLLKNAIQEIQRKNNSGLSFEELYRNAYTMVLHKHGEKLYTGLREVVTEHLINKVREDVLNSLNNNFLQTLNQAWNDHQTAMVMIRDILMYMDRVYVQQNNVENVYNLGLIIFRDQVVRYGCIRDHLRQTLLDMIARERKGEVVDRGAIRNACQMLMILGLDGRSVYEEDFEGPFLDMSAEFFQMESQKFLAENSASVYIKKVEARINEEIERVMHCLDKTTEEPIVKVVERELISKHMKTIVEMENSGLVHMLKNGKTEDLACMYKLFSRVPNGLKTMCECMSSYLREQGKALVSEEGEGKNPVDYIQGLLDLKTRFDRFLLESFNNDRLFKQTIAGDFEYFLNLNSRSPEYLSLFIDDKLKKGVKGLTEQEVESILDKAMVLFRFMQEKDVFERYYKQHLGRRLLSNKSVSDDSEKNMISKLKTECGCQFTSKLEGMFRDMSISNTTMDEFRQHIQTTSASLSGVDLTVRVLTTGYWPTQSATPKCTIPPAPRHAFEVFRRFYLAKHSGRQLTLQHHMGGADLNATFYGAIKKEDGSEVGVGGAQVTGSNTRKHILQVSTFQMTILMLFNNREKCTFEEIQQETDIPERELVRALQSLACGKPTQRVLTKEPKSKEIESGHVFTVNDQFTSKLHRVKIQTVAAKQGESDPERKETRQKVDDDRKHEIEAAIVRIMKSRKKMQHNVLVAEVTQQLRARFLPSPVVIKKRIEGLIEREYLARTPEDRKVYTYVA; encoded by the exons ATGTCCAACCTCAAAGGCGGCACGAAGAAGGACACCAAGATGAGGATACGAGCCTTTCCT ATGACAATGGATGAGAAGTATGTCAACAACATCTGGGACCTTCTAAAGAATGCCATCCAAGAGATCCAGAGGAAGAACAACAGTGGTTTAAGCTTTGAGGAGCTGTACAGAAATGCCTACACCATGGTGCTCCACAAGCATGGGGAAAAGCTGTACACAGGCCTAAGGGAGGTCGTCACAGAGCATCTCATCAACAAA GTACGGGAAGATGTCCTTAACTCTCTCAATAATAACTTTCTGCAAACGCTGAATCAGGCCTGGAATGACCATCAAACTGCCATGGTCATGATCAGAGACATACTTATGTACATG GATCGGGTCTATGTGCAACAAAACAACGTGGAGAATGTGTACAACCTCGGCCTCATCATATTCAGGGACCAGGTGGTGCGTTACGGCTGCATTCGAGACCATCTGCGCCAAACGTTACTGGACATGATCGCTCgtgagaggaagggagaggtaGTAGACAG GGGCGCTATAAGAAACGCCTGCCAGATGCTGATGATTCTGGGACTGGACGGCAGATCTGTGTATGAGGAGGACTTCGAGGGCCCTTTCTTAGATATGTCAGCAGAATTCTTCCAG ATGGAGAGCCAAAAGTTCCTTGCAGAAAACAGTGCCAGCGTCTACATTAAGAAGGTGGAGGCAAGAATCAATGAGGAGATCGAGCGAGTTATGCATTGCCTGGACAAAACTACAGAAGAGCCCATTGTGAAGGTGGTGGAGAGGGAGCTGATTTCAAAACACATGAAGACCATTGTGGAGATGGAGAACTCTGGCCTTGTTCATATGCTTAAGAACGGCAAGACGGAAG ACCTGGCCTGCATGTATAAGCTGTTCAGTCGTGTGCCAAATGGCCTTAAAACCATGTGTGAGTGTATGAGCTCTTACCTGAGGGAGCAAGGCAAAGCTCTAGTGTCAGAAGAGGGAGAGGGCAAGAACCCTGTTGACTATATTCAG GGCCTTCTAGACCTAAAGACGCGATTCGATCGTTTCCTCCTCGAATCCTTCAACAATGACAGACTCTTTAAACAAACCATAGCAGGAGACTTTGAGTATTTCCTCAACCTCAACTCCCGCTCACCAGAGTACCTATCACTTTTTATTGACGACAAGCTCAAGAAGGGAGTCAAAGGA TTGACAGAACAGGAGGTTGAGTCGATCCTTGACAAGGCAATGGTATTGTTCAGGTTCATGCAGGAGAAAGATGTGTTTGAAAGGTACTACAAGCAGCATCTGGGCCGCAGGCTGCTCAGCAACAAGAGCGTCTCAGACGACTCGGAGAAGAACATGATCTCTAAGCTCAAG ACAGAATGTGGCTGTCAGTTTACCTCGAAACTGGAAGGGATGTTCAGAGACATGAGCATCTCCAACACTACCATGGATGAGTTCAGGCAACACATACAAACCACATCG GCATCTCTAAGTGGTGTGGACCTCACAGTAAGAGTCCTCACAACTGGCTACTGGCCAACACAGTCGGCAACACCTAAATGCACCATCCCCCCTGCTCCCAGACATGCATTTGAAGTTTTTAGAAG GTTTTACCTCGCTAAGCACAGTGGCAGACAGCTCACACTGCAGCACCACATGGGCGGGGCAGACCTAAATGCAACTTTCTACGGAGCTATCAAAAAG GAGGATGGTTCAGAAGTGGGTGTGGGAGGTGCTCAGGTGACGGGTTCTAACACCCGGAAGCACATCCTGCAGGTGTCCACCTTCCAGATGACCATCCTCATGCTCTTcaacaacagagaaaagtgcaCTTTTGAG GAGATCCAGCAGGAGACAGATATTCCGGAGAGGGAGTTAGTGCGAGCGCTGCAGTCTTTGGCCTGTGGGAAGCCGACACAGAGAGTTCTCACCAAGGAGCCAAAGTCCAAGGAGATCGAGAGCGGCCATGTGTTTACAGTGAATGATCAGTTTACTTCCAAACTGCACAGAGTCAAGATACAGACAG TTGCTGCTAAACAAGGGGAATCAGATCCAGAGCGGAAAGAGACGCGGCAGAAAGTGGACGATGACAGGAAGCATGAGATTGAAGCAGCCATTGTTCGAATCATGAAATCAAGGAAGAAGATGCAGCACAATGTCCTGGTGGCGGAG GTGACTCAGCAGCTACGGGCACGTTTTCTTCCCAGCCCTGTGGTAATCAAAAAACGCATAGAAGGACTAATAGAAAGAGAATACTTGGCGAGGACGCCAGAAGATCGAAAAGTGTACACCTATGTTGCATAG
- the LOC132979090 gene encoding dehydrogenase/reductase SDR family member 12-like — MSTSMFNFGHLTVTERSCFGCYSHEASAGSSKLSLSYCFCLFLNGIVICYNSLKDRTSRGTSTDCFSLDVMSLYRNTVWFLTGIHQFTRKGYEAAATHFEPQDLNVSVVGRSFMITGANSGIGKATAMAIAKRGGTVHMVCRNSDKAEEAREDIIHESGNTEVHVHILDMSETGKVWEFGEAFKMQYPSLNVLINNAGCMVHKRELTTEGLEKNFATNTMGTYILTQTLIPLLEKSRDPRVITVSSGGMLVQKLRVDDLQSEKAHFDGVMAYAQNKRQQVVLTRQWAKANPNIHFSVMHPGWVDTPAVASSMPQFHKMMGDRLRSVEQGADTVVWLALCRASARSRSGQFFQDRCPIPAHLRLAWTRSSAEAIQSFMSQLETLAKDILSKAEEEHRSMSSFRPQYD; from the exons ATGAGCACATCAATGTTTAACTTTGGTCACTTGACTGTAACTGAGCGTTCATGTTTTGGGTGTTATTCCCACGAAGCGTCGGCAGGGAGCAGCAAGCTCAGTCTCTCTTActgtttctgcctgtttttgaATGGGATAGTGATCTGTTACAATAGTTTAAAGGACAGGACGAGCCGAGGCACTTCCACAGATTGTTTTTCACTTGATGTCATGTCTCTGTACCGGAATACAGTCTGGTTTTTGACCGGGATCCACCAATTTACAAG GAAGGGATATGAAGCGGCAGCGACACACTTTGAGCCCCAAGACCTGAACGTGTCGGTTGTGGGGAGGTCTTTTATGATCACCGGAGCAAACAGTGGAATTGGCAAAGCAACAGCCATGGCTATAGCAAAGAGAG GTGGGACCGTCCACATGGTGTGCAGGAACAGTGATAAAGCAGAGGAGGCAAGGGAGGACATCATCCATGAGTCTGGGAATACA GAAGTGCATGTCCATATTTTGGACATGTCAGAGACTGGCAAAGTCTGGGAATTTGGAGAGGCCTTCAAGATGCAGTACCCATCCTTGAATGTGTTG ATAAACAATGCGGGGTGCATGGTTCACAAGAGGGAGCTGACTACGGAGGGACTTGAGAAGAACTTCGCTACTAACACGATGG GGACGTACATCCTCACCCAAACTCTGATACCACTTCTAGAGAAGAGCCGAGATCCTAGAGTG ATCACTGTGTCATCAGGAGGCATGCTGGTCCAGAAGCTCAGAGTCGATGACTTGCAGTCAGAGAAGGCCCACTTTGATGGCGTCATGGCCTATGCCCAGAACAAG AGACAGCAGGTGGTGCTGACACGACAGTGGGCTAAAGCCAATCCCAACATTCACTTCTCTGTGATGCATCCAGGCTGGGTGGATACACCAG CTGTTGCCTCTTCCATGCCTCAGTTCCACAAGATGATGGGGGATAGGCTTCGTAGTGTCGAGCAGGGAGCGGACACGGTGGTGTGGCTGGCTTTATGTCGAGCCTCTGCCCGATCACGCAGCGGGCAGTTCTTTCAAG ATCGTTGCCCGATTCCTGCCCACCTGCGTCTGGCCTGGACTCGCAGTTCTGCTGAAGCGATTCAAAGTTTCATGAGTCAGCTGGAAACGTTGGCCAAAGACATTCTGTCGAAAGCTGAGGAAGAGCACAGATCCATGAGCTCCTTCAGACCACAGTACGACTGA
- the ap1s3b gene encoding AP-1 complex subunit sigma-3b isoform X2: MMRFLLLFSRQGKLRLQKWFTPMTEREKKKIIRDMTSMVLSRQPRSCNFLHWKDLKIIYKRYASLYFCLAIENQENELLALEVIHRYVELLDKYFGNVCELDIIFNFEKAYFILDEFLIGGEIQETSKQMINRSIEASDMLQETMEEYMSKPAF; this comes from the exons ATG ATGCGCTTCCTGTTGCTCTTCAGTCGCCAGGGGAAGCTGCGTCTGCAAAAGTGGTTCACGCCCATGACCGAAcgcgagaagaagaagatcatcAGGGACATGACCTCCATGGTGTTGTCTAGGCAACCGCGCTCCTGTAACTTCCTACACTGGAAAGACCTAAAGATTATTTACAAGAG GTATGCAAGCTTGTATTTCTGCTTGGCCATAGAGAACCAGGAGAATGAGCTGTTGGCCTTGGAGGTTATTCATCGCTACGTGGAGCTGCTGGACAAATACTTTGGCAAT GTGTGTGAGCTGGACATAATCTTTAACTTTGAGAAGGCCTATTTTATCCTGGATGAGTTTCTAATCGGAGGCGAAATACAGGAAACCTCCAAACAGATGATAAACCGCTCCATCGAAGCCTCGGACATGTTACAGGAG ACCATGGAGGAGTATATGAGCAAACCAGCATTTTAA
- the ap1s3b gene encoding AP-1 complex subunit sigma-3b isoform X1 encodes MMRFLLLFSRQGKLRLQKWFTPMTEREKKKIIRDMTSMVLSRQPRSCNFLHWKDLKIIYKRYASLYFCLAIENQENELLALEVIHRYVELLDKYFGNVCELDIIFNFEKAYFILDEFLIGGEIQETSKQMINRSIEASDMLQEDDSSEWYEVELFG; translated from the exons ATG ATGCGCTTCCTGTTGCTCTTCAGTCGCCAGGGGAAGCTGCGTCTGCAAAAGTGGTTCACGCCCATGACCGAAcgcgagaagaagaagatcatcAGGGACATGACCTCCATGGTGTTGTCTAGGCAACCGCGCTCCTGTAACTTCCTACACTGGAAAGACCTAAAGATTATTTACAAGAG GTATGCAAGCTTGTATTTCTGCTTGGCCATAGAGAACCAGGAGAATGAGCTGTTGGCCTTGGAGGTTATTCATCGCTACGTGGAGCTGCTGGACAAATACTTTGGCAAT GTGTGTGAGCTGGACATAATCTTTAACTTTGAGAAGGCCTATTTTATCCTGGATGAGTTTCTAATCGGAGGCGAAATACAGGAAACCTCCAAACAGATGATAAACCGCTCCATCGAAGCCTCGGACATGTTACAGGAG GATGACAGCAGTGAGTGGTATGAGGTGGAGCTGTTTGGATGA
- the scg2b gene encoding secretogranin-2b, whose protein sequence is MLHFHHKLPAGGAVVLLAFLVHGCTVQAASLPRHYRLRGGESEGQPAAYPPSSDMMKALEYIENLKQRNGGRPEPADYDEVEKFRVLLQLASQQDEAPGDRQPAPAVQQRQDITAEQLMKALLRSLQEQAGKDAKLSPASAPRNDRRTHRHRTKDTEVPESAPADYGNFPRPHKKYPLMFEDEENTDASKRATEDLDEQYTPQSLANLRSIFEELGRMPSVTGQKRDVFGDDDEEEDEGMSLRNPAYEDVAGGEEWVPVEEREETEEMENGSHEEMDRALGEQEEAEREEMQRRASQDQEESDDDTKLVDYYLLKVLEMSDQTQKRDKTGEQRKRLIRPSILDPRTVKELLELSLKLHVPPQDLIDMLLTQELRKLHRDPHAPARYMPGQTPKIRYFNRRLPLKSKPAHEDMDREDFLDIIGVETISNEYPVVQRPVKTPLNRIPAVSNPAANPGPVKIPSSSGRRENLFLSELNKMPLKRQAAAAAAADDEDDDGDVEDEVTTYLAAKILTEYPNPIAKRDTQAQLKGQFPYELYERALKDYLAQADAEKRPVVKRETEVATEEVYPTEVQGKEEITAKTSAPQIVNEEEEDGKEHREKTAAGM, encoded by the coding sequence ATGCTGCATTTCCACCACAAGTTGCCCGCGGGGGGAGCCGTGGTCCTGCTCGCCTTCCTCGTCCATGGCTGCACCGTGCAGGCTGCGTCTCTCCCCCGCCACTACAGGCTCCGAGGCGGGGAGAGTGAGGGGCAGCCGGCTGCCTACCCACCCAGCTCCGACATGATGAAAGCCCTGGAGTACATAGAGAACCTGAAGCAGCGAAACGGGGGCCGACCCGAGCCCGCGGATTATGACGAAGTGGAGAAGTTCAGGGTCCTGCTCCAGCTCGCCTCGCAGCAGGATGAGGCTCCCGGGGACCGTCAGCCTGCCCCCGCCGTGCAGCAGAGGCAGGACATTACCGCCGAGCAGCTGATGAAAGCCCTGCTCAGGTCTCTGCAGGAACAGGCCGGCAAAGACGCAAAGCTCAGCCCCGCGTCTGCGCCCAGGAACGACAGACGCACGCACAGGCACCGCACCAAAGACACGGAAGTCCCCGAGAGCGCGCCGGCAGACTACGGCAATTTCCCCCGACCCCATAAGAAATATCCACTGATGtttgaggatgaggagaacACAGACGCCTCCAAGAGGGCCACGGAGGACTTGGATGAGCAGTACACACCCCAGAGCCTCGCCAATTTACGCTCCATCTTTGAGGAGCTCGGGAGGATGCCCTCAGTCACCGGCCAAAAGAGAGACGTGTTCGGGGACGACgacgaggaggaagatgagggaaTGAGCCTGAGGAACCCGGCCTATGAGGATGTGGCCGGAGGAGAGGAGTGGGTCCCcgtggaggagagggaggagacggaggagatGGAGAACGGGAGCCACGAAGAAATGGACAGGGCGCTTGGTGAGcaagaagaggcagagagggaagagaTGCAGCGCAGGGCAAGCCAGGACCAAGAGGAGTCTGATGACGACACAAAACTCGTGGACTACTACCTGTTGAAGGTCCTGGAGATGAGTGACCAGACCCAGAAGAGGGACAAGACCGGGGAGCAGAGGAAGAGACTGATCCGCCCCTCAATCTTGGATCCCCGGACGGTAAAGGAGTTGCTGGAACTCTCGTTGAAGCTCCACGTCCCCCCGCAGGACCTCATCGACATGTTGCTCACACAGGAGCTTAGGAAGCTCCACCGCGACCCCCACGCCCCGGCTCGTTACATGCCCGGCCAGACCCCAAAGATCCGGTATTTCAACCGCAGACTGCCACTGAAGAGCAAGCCCGCCCACGAGGACATGGACAGAGAGGACTTTTTGGACATTATCGGCGTGGAGACGATCAGTAACGAGTATCCCGTGGTGCAGAGACCCGTGAAGACCCCCTTGAATAGAATCCCAGCAGTGTCAAATCCAGCAGCAAATCCAGGCCCGGTTAAAATCCCTTCATCATCCGGACGCAGGGAGAACCTGTTTTTATCTGAGCTTAATAAAATGCCCCTGAAGCgccaggctgctgctgctgctgctgccgatgatgaagatgatgacggCGATGTAGAAGACGAGGTGACCACCTACCTGGCAGCGAAAATCCTTACAGAGTACCCCAACCCCATCGCCAAGAGGGACACGCAGGCACAGCTGAAGGGCCAGTTTCCCTATGAGCTGTACGAGCGGGCCCTGAAGGACTACTTGGCGCAAGCAGACGCTGAAAAGAGGCCAGTTGTCAAGAGGGAGACCGAGGTGGCCACAGAGGAGGTTTACCCCACAGAGGTGCAGGGGAAAGAGGAGATTACCGCGAAGACGTCAGCTCCACAGATCGtcaatgaagaagaggaggatgggaAGGAGCACCGTGAAAAAACTGCGGCTGGGATGTAG